The genomic interval TGGAGTGCCTGGGCCGGCCCCTACGCCAGCGCCGACGGTTCCGCCATCACCAGCCCGAAGGCTCGCTATCTCCAGTGGCGTGCCGTGCTCACCGCTACCACCGCCAGTCCGGTGCTGACCTCGATCACCTCCGCATACCTGCCGCGCAACGTCAGGCCGCAAGTGGCCTCGATCACCGTGCACCCTCCCGGCACCGTGTTCCAGAAGCCCTTCTCGAGCGGAGAAACCGAGATCGCCGGTCTGGAAGACGAGGTGAGCGAGCGCCGCTCGGCGGCGGTCGGCACGCCCGGCCCCGGCGGCCCGGCGCTGGGCCGGCGCATTTACCAGAAGGGCCTGCAGACCTTTGTCTGGAAGGCCGACGATGAGAATGGCGATGAACTGACCTACGACGTGTTTTACCGCCGCGAGGGAGAGACGGCCTGGCTGCCGCTCAAGCGCGACCTGCGCGACACGCTGCTGGTGTGGGACACGTCATCGGTGCCGAACGGCACGTACGTCCTGAAGGTGGCCGCGTCTGATGCGCGGGCCAACCCGGCGGAGTCGGCGCTCGTCGGCGAACTGGAAAGCACCAGCTTCGAGATCGACAACGTCGCGCCGACGGTGCAAGCCGGCGCCGTGCGTCGCGATGGCACCGGATTCATCGTGCCGGCCGAGATTCGCGACACCGACTCCGCCATCACCCGGGTGGAGTTCTCGGTCGACGCCCAGCGCTGGCAGCCGGCTTTTCCGCGCGACGGCATTCTCGACGCCCGCCAGGAGTTGTTCGAGATTCGGCTGGACGCCGGCGCGGCCGGGCGCACGCTGGTAATTCGCGCGATCGATGCGTTGGGAAATGTCGGGACCGGGCAGGTCGTGATTCGCCTGCCCTGAGCGAGGAGTCGAAGGGCTAGCGCAACAACACGAGGTCGTCGTCGTGGCGGCCCTTGACCGTGGTGTTGGCGACGAGCCACACCATCTTCACCGCGACCGCATCGCCGGTGCGGGCCTGGGCCGGCGCGAACTGCACGCGATACGCTTCATTCAACATCGCATTGACCACCGCTCGCTCTGCGAGGGGGCGCGCATCGTTGATGACTTCAATCCCCTGCACGCGCCCCTCGCGGGAGACCACCGCCGACAACGCGTATTCGGCATCCTCTTCCGACATCTGGATGGCCGGATCGGTCATGGCGCGCGGCGCCATCATGTCGTAGTTGAGCCGCACCGGGTTGGCGTTGGAGCCGGGATTGGCGAGCAGCGAGATGACGGCCGCAAGCGAGTCGGGACGCTCCTGGTTGGCGGCATGCAGCACGCTGGCCGAGCCGACCACGCAAATCAGCGTGGCGACCGTGGCGCCAAGGCCCGCCCACACCAGGTGCATGTCCTGGAACAACGTGACGATCCGCGTCTGCGCCGAGAGCTGCTCTT from Acidobacteriota bacterium carries:
- a CDS encoding zf-HC2 domain-containing protein, which produces MMHEHSCADVRGRLEAFYDGEVPFPERLAIQNHLTECVACSLETEQIFALGATLRGMAAEVGEQAAIEPLRLSEQVVEQLGVEEQLSAQTRIVTLFQDMHLVWAGLGATVATLICVVGSASVLHAANQERPDSLAAVISLLANPGSNANPVRLNYDMMAPRAMTDPAIQMSEEDAEYALSAVVSREGRVQGIEVINDARPLAERAVVNAMLNEAYRVQFAPAQARTGDAVAVKMVWLVANTTVKGRHDDDLVLLR